TTTGGCTGTTGCCGCGCCGGTCAAAAGCTTGATCCGACGTGAACCCGTTGGTGTTGCGGGTTGTGTTATTCCATGGAATTATCCCTTGATCATGGCGGCTTGGAAAATTGCTCCGGCATTGGTTTCCGGGAATGCGATCGTTTTTAAGCCGGCACAATTAGCCAGTGTTTCTATTATGCGATTAGCCGAGATCATTGAACATGCCGGATTGCCTAAGGGTGTTATTAATTTTGTTTCCGGAAGCGGACAAAGTGTGGGAAGCGAGCTAGCACGAAACGCGGATGTGGATATGATAAATTTTACCGGAAGTACGGCAACGGGTCAGGAAATTATGCGACTCGCCGCCTCCAATACAAAAAAAATCTGTCTGGAGCTCGGCGGCAAGTCGCCGAACATCATTTTCGCCGATTGCGACTTAGAAGCAGCCGTGGGTGGGGCTATGTCAGCGATCTTTATGAATCAAGGGCAAATGTGCACGGCAGGTTCGCGGCTTTTATTAGAAGATAAAATTTATGATGAATTCATGGCCGCGCTTATCAAAAAAACCAAAGCCTTGAAGATCGGCAACAGTATTAATTACGATACGGATTTTGGTCCACTCATTAGCGCGCAACAAAGAGAGCAGGTTTTAAATTTCATTAAGATCGGCATTAAAGAAGGCGCAAAATTATCGTGTGGCGGGAAAATCCCGGAATCAGCTGATTTAAAAAACGGATTTTTCTTAGAGCCGGCCATTTTTGAAAATGTGAAGAATTCCATGACGATCGCGCAAGAAGAGATTTTCGGGCCGGTTTTGGCAGTCATAAAATTTTCCGGCGAAGAGGAAGCCGTAAAAATCGCCAATGATACAAAATACGGCTTAGCCGCATGTGTATGGACAAAAGATCCCCAAAAAGCAAATACGGTCGCGCGCCAACTTCGTTGCGGGACAGTGTGGATCAATACGTATGGCGGATTTTATAATGAAGCGCCGTTTGGCGGATACAAACAAAGCGGTTTTGGCAGAGAATTAGGTACCGACGGGCTTTTAGAATACAGCCAAGTCAAACATATTTGCGCTGATCAAACGCCCGGCGGAAGGCCTTTAGTGTCGGGGTGGTTTTGACTGAACAGCCCGAGAGTAGTTGGCATATTTTTATTAACAAACATTGTTCGATTGATAAAGAAGCTTCGAAAAACTTAACACAAACAAAAAGGGGGAAGTCAGCATGAAAGCTTTATTCTTAACACCACCGTTAAAAGCGTGGGATTCCCACGGATTTCATAGAGCGGCCAATCAAATGCACGCGCAATTGGCGGCGTATCTGCGTGAAAAGAAAATTTGCGATGTGGCGGTTTTAGATTGCCGCGCTTTTGATATGGATTGGGACGGCATGATGAAAAAAGTTGCCGAAATAAAACCTGATTTTGTTTTTGTCGGCGAACTGCTTCATTCGACTTGCGGTGCTGCCGTTATTTGGTACTTTAATGAGGGCTTACGCCTCATCAAGGAAAAATATCCCAATGTGAAAACAATTGCCGGCGGGCTTTGGTATTCCGGAGATTATGAGCGGCAAATGCGCCTTAACCCCACCATTGATTACATTATGCTCGGGGAAGCCGAATTGACTTTAGAAGAGCTTATCGTCAATATTAAATCCGGAAATAAAAAGAAAGAGCGCGATATTGACGGTTTAGTTTCTCGCGCAGCAGACGGAACGATTGCTCTAGGTCCGCATCGCGATCTTATTCCCGACTTAAATGTTCTTCCAATGCCGGCTTATGACCTATTCCCGATGGATAAATACGTTGGGCACACATATTGGAAACCGTTCGCGGAACTGATGACTTCGCGTGGCTGTCCGGGGAAATGCCATTTTTGTTATGAGTGGGCGCTGTATGATTCGCGCACAGCGACGAAAGATTTTACGTCATGGCGTGGATTAAAAGGAAAACGTATCGTGGATGAATTAGATATCTTAGAAAAGCAGTACGGAATTACCACGATCGTTTTTCAGGATGATGCTTTTAATACCGATACGCAAGCCATGATCGAGTTTTGTGAAGAAAAACTTAAGCGCGGCAATAAAATTGATTGGGTTTGCCTTGGTCGCGCCGACCAGTGGATCGCTCAACACGATATTTTGCCTTTGATGAAGAAGGCCGGTTTATTCTTGGCGCTCACAGGTGTTGAGGTTGAAGACGACCTAAGTTTGCACAAAACAGGCAAGGGTGTGACGATTGATCAAATCAAGAAAACGATCAAGATCTTGCGCGATCAGGATATAGGATCGGTCGGAACAGTTCTGGTCGGCCTTAAAGAAGATACGGAAGCCAAGATCAAGGAACGCCTTCGCGTGGCGGATGAAATTGATGCGGATATTTTCGCGCTGGATTATCTAACGCCTGTTCCTAATTCGCCCGACTGGCGCTATGCCATCAAGAAGGGCTGGTTTGATCCGGACAAGATCGACTTAAGGGTTTGGGATTTTCAGCACCCCGTCATTCCGACGGATTTTCTTTCCATCGAAGAGGTGGGGCGTTTAGGCGCTTGGTGTATGCGGGAATATTATTCCAAACCGGAACGCATTCATCGCATCATGGACAGCAATTACGATATGAAGGTTAAATTGTGCGTGAAAGACTTTATGGATAATATTGCCAAATGGGAGAAGAATTCCCGTGTTGGCGCACAAGCGGCTGCTGTTTAAAAAAGAATCAAAACGGAAAGAATATGATGAATAGCCAAGAGCAAGTTATCTGGGAAGATGAGTCGTTAAAGAAGTTCAATAAAATGATCGCGCGCATTCCACTTTTTCATCGGGAGATCGCGCGTAAAGTTGCTTTTAAAAAAGCAGAGTTAAACGCGAAAGAACGCGGCTCAAAAAAGGTTGAAGAGCCCGACATTATCAAGGCGTTTTTCTCGGAAGTTCCAATGACATTTTATAGCTTGATGATCAAACTTTTAGAAGACGCGGGTTTTGATTATAAGCGTTATGTGGCGAAGTAAGTTGGAACTTAATCATCACTCTATTTTTATTTCGGCGCCGATCGATGCGGTTGGCGCACAAATTGTTCTTTGGGGCGAGGCGTCGTGGTGGCCCAAAAGATGTTCGATGAAATTTATTCCCGAAGACGGTGGGGAAATTAAAGTCGGAAAAAAATTTAAGCAAAAAGTTTTATTTCCCTCAGCGCCAAGCTGGACGGTTTGCGTGACCAGGCTTATTTTAAATCGGGAGATCGAACGCACATTTTTAGACGGGATCTTTAGCGGAAAAGAAACCGTGACGACAAAAAATGTTGCGCAAGGAACACAAGTTGATTATGTAATGGATTTCAAGATCAACGGAAGTTTCAATCAAGTTTTGTGGCGAATTATTTTTCGGCGGCTTCATGACCGTAATATTAAGCTGATCTTGAGAAGTTTAAAAGATTTTATGGAAAAAAAGAGTTTGAAATGATAATTGCGGTTATTGGAGCGGGGGCGATCGGTTCGGTGGTAGCGGCTTATTTGCATAAAACGGGAGTTGATGTTGTTCTCGTCGGCCGCGAAAACCAAGTGAATGCCATCAAACGGTCGGGTTTGAAGATAAACGGTGTGCGCGGCGAAGAAATATTTCGCGTTCCGGCATTAACACGTTTAGATAAAAAATATGATCTAACGATCTTTACGGTTAAAACCCAAGACCTAGAAGATGCTTACGCGCAAAATAGTGAGTTTCTTTTAGAAAATTCTTTAATTCTTTCTACTCAAAACGGTGTTCAGGCGGACAATATTTTAAGCGGCCATTTTGAGAAAGAGAATATGCTCAGCAGTATTGTGATGTTTGGCGCGACGTATATTGAGCCGGGTGTTGTTACTTTTAATTTTGAAGGCGATTGGATCTTAGGAAAGCCGTTTATTTCGGTGGACAAAGAAGTTCGCGATATTGCCGAGATCCTAAAGAAAGCATTTACGGTCGCGGTCTCGACGAATATCGTCGGGATGAAATGGCTTAAACTTTTTGTCAATTTCAATAATTGTCTTCCGGCTTTGATCGGAAAATCTATGCAAGAAACTTTTACCGATATGGATTTTTGTAAATTAAGCGTCATGCTTCTTAAAGAAGGTATCGCGGTCACAGAAAAAGTCGGCATAGAACTTGTATCTTTACCGTCTTTTCCGGCGGAAAGAATTTTTGGATTGACCAAAATGCCCTTAGACCAAGCGGCGGGC
The nucleotide sequence above comes from Candidatus Omnitrophota bacterium. Encoded proteins:
- a CDS encoding aldehyde dehydrogenase family protein; protein product: MKTVSDISQFELFIDGKKQKPLSGRYFDSISPSTGEIVARLADGNVDDAKAAIAAARRAFDAGIWTKCSVPERGKYLIRIAELIRENAKELAQLECIDTGKTIKQTTFIDVPTCADTFEYFGKIEQPLQESYLAVAAPVKSLIRREPVGVAGCVIPWNYPLIMAAWKIAPALVSGNAIVFKPAQLASVSIMRLAEIIEHAGLPKGVINFVSGSGQSVGSELARNADVDMINFTGSTATGQEIMRLAASNTKKICLELGGKSPNIIFADCDLEAAVGGAMSAIFMNQGQMCTAGSRLLLEDKIYDEFMAALIKKTKALKIGNSINYDTDFGPLISAQQREQVLNFIKIGIKEGAKLSCGGKIPESADLKNGFFLEPAIFENVKNSMTIAQEEIFGPVLAVIKFSGEEEAVKIANDTKYGLAACVWTKDPQKANTVARQLRCGTVWINTYGGFYNEAPFGGYKQSGFGRELGTDGLLEYSQVKHICADQTPGGRPLVSGWF
- a CDS encoding radical SAM protein, which produces MKALFLTPPLKAWDSHGFHRAANQMHAQLAAYLREKKICDVAVLDCRAFDMDWDGMMKKVAEIKPDFVFVGELLHSTCGAAVIWYFNEGLRLIKEKYPNVKTIAGGLWYSGDYERQMRLNPTIDYIMLGEAELTLEELIVNIKSGNKKKERDIDGLVSRAADGTIALGPHRDLIPDLNVLPMPAYDLFPMDKYVGHTYWKPFAELMTSRGCPGKCHFCYEWALYDSRTATKDFTSWRGLKGKRIVDELDILEKQYGITTIVFQDDAFNTDTQAMIEFCEEKLKRGNKIDWVCLGRADQWIAQHDILPLMKKAGLFLALTGVEVEDDLSLHKTGKGVTIDQIKKTIKILRDQDIGSVGTVLVGLKEDTEAKIKERLRVADEIDADIFALDYLTPVPNSPDWRYAIKKGWFDPDKIDLRVWDFQHPVIPTDFLSIEEVGRLGAWCMREYYSKPERIHRIMDSNYDMKVKLCVKDFMDNIAKWEKNSRVGAQAAAV
- a CDS encoding DUF2621 family protein is translated as MMNSQEQVIWEDESLKKFNKMIARIPLFHREIARKVAFKKAELNAKERGSKKVEEPDIIKAFFSEVPMTFYSLMIKLLEDAGFDYKRYVAK
- a CDS encoding SRPBCC family protein, translating into MWRSKLELNHHSIFISAPIDAVGAQIVLWGEASWWPKRCSMKFIPEDGGEIKVGKKFKQKVLFPSAPSWTVCVTRLILNREIERTFLDGIFSGKETVTTKNVAQGTQVDYVMDFKINGSFNQVLWRIIFRRLHDRNIKLILRSLKDFMEKKSLK
- a CDS encoding 2-dehydropantoate 2-reductase, with the translated sequence MIIAVIGAGAIGSVVAAYLHKTGVDVVLVGRENQVNAIKRSGLKINGVRGEEIFRVPALTRLDKKYDLTIFTVKTQDLEDAYAQNSEFLLENSLILSTQNGVQADNILSGHFEKENMLSSIVMFGATYIEPGVVTFNFEGDWILGKPFISVDKEVRDIAEILKKAFTVAVSTNIVGMKWLKLFVNFNNCLPALIGKSMQETFTDMDFCKLSVMLLKEGIAVTEKVGIELVSLPSFPAERIFGLTKMPLDQAAGIMNKTLTGLSKEPLYGSILQSILRQKASEIDFINGEVVLLGKQVQSMAPLNLKVVDLVHRVERERRFFTPEEIKKEFSLN